Proteins found in one Lachancea thermotolerans CBS 6340 chromosome C complete sequence genomic segment:
- the PEX21 gene encoding Pex21p (weakly similar to uniprot|P50091 Saccharomyces cerevisiae YGR239C PEX21 Part of a two-member peroxin family (Pex18p and Pex21p) specifically required for peroxisomal targeting of the Pex7p peroxisomal signal recognition factor and PTS2-type peroxisomal matrix proteins), whose translation MSLCQAGANPISRLAGKSEQLRGVGRLHDARPGVGGVRDGREAQFRGAGASAQPMAQPVPHPMAAAPAAADAWVNQFSNMHIKDPLSFSSEYQRLYSSYEQPQAVRPAQPQTLHAVQPQYQRQFYPSSYSQSLSQQFSQSFTADNSALFDSEFDQIEQEEAAQQQQQQQQQGPAAQDTATAVPALDDEQAKFQQAATEIYARLSPGPQTPPEMEAKLHNPKLQNSKFLGLMRRISDGVVTLQNDQNSQKYTQLYSPTTGEVVGNEYFPVVDAILEP comes from the coding sequence ATGTCGTTGTGTCAGGCAGGTGCGAACCCGATTAGCCGCCTCGCCGGCAAAAGCGAGCAGTTGCGCGGCGTGGGGCGCTTGCACGACGCGCGCCCCGGCGTGGGCGGCGTGAGGGACGGGAGAGAAGCGCAGTtccgcggcgctggcgcgtCGGCGCAGCCCATGGCTCAGCCCGTGCCCCATCCCATGGCGGCGgcgcccgccgccgccgaTGCGTGGGTCAACCAGTTCTCTAACATGCATATCAAGGACCCGctcagcttcagctcgGAGTACCAGCGGCTCTACAGCTCGTACGAGCAGCCGCAGGCCGTGCGCCCGGCCCAGCCGCAGACGCTGCATGCGGTCCAGCCGCAGTACCAGCGCCAGTTCTACCCATCCTCGTACTCGCAGTCGCTGTCGCAGCAGTTCTCGCAGTCGTTCACCGCGGACAACTCGGCGCTCTTCGACAGCGAGTTCGACCAGATTGAACAGGAGGAGGccgcgcagcagcagcagcagcagcagcagcagggGCCCGCTGCTCAGGATACTGCCACCGCAGTCCCCGCGCTCGACGACGAGCAAGCCAAGTTCCAGCAGGCGGCGACCGAGATTTACGCCCGGCTCTCGCCCGGGCCACAAACCCCTCCCGAGATGGAGGCAAAGCTACACAACCCCAAGCTACAGAACTCCAAGTTTCTAGGCCTCATGCGCAGGATAAGCGACGGCGTCGTCACGCTGCAGAACGACCAAAACTCCCAAAAGTACACTCAGCTCTACTCCCCTACAACCGGCGAAGTTGTGGGGAACGAATACTTCCCAGTGGTGGACGCCATCTTGGAACCATAG
- the TDA11 gene encoding Tda11p (some similarities with uniprot|P38854 Saccharomyces cerevisiae YHR159W Protein of unknown function that localizes to the cytoplasm potential Cdc28p substrate), whose translation MSKLDGFIEEHDRESNIDSGARLESTKPSPKVGSPAQRVRQNGVKSPILQTQATPAKPSEQEHPLKETPTRATAGGKMTRSNTLKRLSLIQPVISPETTPKEHRQQQATRNRSRSVVSVHSRSSSSASEQLADATKDVNALLQLLANKELELLETKHKIEELKKTLTQEEKALLRQTHELQDLKTQVGKALNSGIDEQIQQQSQSSHHSPNQRSLAVPTSHTPGNESRPAHAKKESVWTKPLSFLNQFDQLIQHELEKKLNWDDVASPEKTPGAESGTLSGRSASPASYNNGNSNNNNNNNSNRGRPNEDVLGNMSSSLWSFVSDVKTGLLGINEEEEEESAEAPAVASSGESNNQLRFVGSKNNSEVELKEYNASKRQ comes from the coding sequence ATGAGCAAGCTCGATGGGTTTATAGAGGAGCACGATCGGGAGTCCAACATTGATAGCGGTGCGCGACTAGAAAGCACAAAACCGAGCCCGAAGGTAGGCTCACCTGCTCAGAGAGTTCGTCAGAATGGCGTAAAGAGCCCTATACTACAGACGCAAGCGACCCCTGCCAAACCAAGCGAGCAAGAACACCCATTGAAAGAGACGCCTACGCGCGCGACGGCTGGCGGGAAAATGACGCGCTCAAACACGCTCAAGCGACTGTCGTTGATCCAGCCGGTTATCTCACCCGAGACCACACCGAAAGAACACCGGCAGCAACAGGCGACACGAAACAGGTCGCGCAGCGTGGTCTCGGTCCATTCCAGGAGCAGCAGTTCGGCATCTGAGCAGCTTGCGGACGCGACCAAGGATGTTAATGCGCTCTTGCAGCTGCTGGCGAACAAAGAACTCGAGTTGCTGGAAACGAAACAcaaaatcgaagagctgaagaagactctCACGCAAGAGGAAAAGGCCCTGCTGCGGCAGACACATGAGCTACAAGACCTGAAGACACAGGTGGGCAAGGCGTTGAACAGTGGTATAGACGAGCAAATACAGcaacaaagccaaagcaGCCACCATTCCCCAAATCAAAGATCGCTCGCAGTACCGACGAGCCACACACCCGGCAACGAGAGCCGGCCCGCTCACGCCAAGAAGGAATCGGTATGGACAAAGCCGCTATCATTTTTGAACCAGTTCGACCAGTTAATCCAACACgagctggagaagaagctAAATTGGGACGACGTGGCATCACCCGAGAAAACACCCGGCGCGGAGTCGGGCACTTTGTCAGGCCGAAGTGCGAGCCCGGCTTCCTACAACAAcggcaacagcaacaacaacaacaacaacaacagcaacaggGGACGGCCCAACGAGGACGTTCTGGGGAACATGTCGTCGTCATTGTGGAGCTTTGTCAGTGACGTGAAAACAGGACTTTTGGGGATCAacgaggaggaggaggaagagagcGCCGAAGCGCCTGCGGTGGCGAGCAGCGGCGAGAGCAACAACCAGCTCAGGTTCGTGGGCAGTAAGAACAACAGCGAGGTCGAACTGAAGGAATATAATGCGAGCAAGAGGCAATAG
- the BOP2 gene encoding Bop2p (some similarities with uniprot|Q06150 Saccharomyces cerevisiae YLR267W BOP2 Protein of unknown function overproduction suppresses a pam1 slv3 double null mutation): protein MKMSNYENMNMLVKSEGPVRNGLLSLPIEVVEMIVQQLTASPKTTVVDYYHLLQALGETNGPVAALLRSKIAVRDLTRGRCDLAKVLGGSKGSIKGDDTIPSQTSFYVVAIDEDALELAPGATALPAPYGDIQLSLVFHSDRQVPLTEIHEKFRRRFPQDCYRVQHLIVTSSRCQTLEFRANDGNLLDTRLYSERDPMFAQVTYLNASRIVIAATALTEFISGVARGTKTSMPELCYGCNSHLANTLKIHSMLEPPLPMVTRVPVNFPLVESVAFSGSDGSPGSLNVIDLYAFCRIREQDAKLTLNSLLSVYSLRHWNLPSVKRFTGHRLKLSDGSSDVHQRSRSARETITRIRTIAQQESPDGLLHVNAQLVPDGVVHTTIENWIPMEAKFGGRAGRDCSPLICFRNSSLKSLRLGLAMKPEGTLVVEGLYLPSLEKLDVTSYSDDTPRNEVRLPSYSITFSAWNDLDKCRGLGFSSAEFNGHSIVQNLNLKQVFPRLDVANTFRQKFSSSSVLAV from the coding sequence ATGAAAATGAGTAATTACGAAAACATGAACATGCTCGTCAAAAGCGAAGGGCCTGTGCGGAACGGCCTCTTGTCGCTGCCCATAGAGGTGGTGGAGATGATCGTGCAGCAGCTGACCGCGAGCCCCAAAACCACAGTGGTCGACTACTATCACCTGCTCCAGGCGCTGGGCGAGACCAACGGCCCCGTCGCCGCGCTCCTGCGGAGCAAAATCGCGGTGCGTGACCTGACACGTGGCCGGTGCGATCTCGCGAAAGTGCTGGGCGGCTCGAAAGGGTCCATAAAGGGAGATGACACAATCCCGTCGCAAACGAGCTTCTACGTGGTCGCGATCGACGAAGACGCCCTGGAGCTGGCGCCAGGCGCCACGGCCCTGCCAGCGCCCTACGGCGACATCCAGCTGTCGCTGGTGTTCCATTCTGACAGGCAGGTTCCTTTGACGGAGATCCACGAGAAATTCCGCAGGCGTTTTCCGCAGGATTGCTACAGGGTGCAGCATCTTATAGTGACAAGCAGCAGGTGTCAGACGTTGGAGTTCCGGGCGAACGACGGGAACCTGCTCGACACGCGTTTGTACAGCGAGAGAGATCCCATGTTTGCGCAGGTGACTTACCTAAATGCATCAAGGATAGTTATTGCTGCGACGGCTTTGACGGAGTTCATCTCCGGGGTCGCCAGAGGCACGAAAACGAGCATGCCCGAGCTATGCTATGGCTGCAATTCACACCTGGCCAATACTCTGAAGATCCACAGCATGCTCGAGCCGCCCCTGCCCATGGTTACACGCGTGCCTGTAAATTTCCCGTTGGTGGAGTCGGTCGCCTTTTCCGGAAGCGACGGGAGCCCCGGCAGCCTCAACGTCATCGATCTCTACGCGTTTTGCCGAATCCGCGAGCAGGACGCGAAGCTCACTCTCAACTCGCTCTTGAGCGTTTACTCTCTCCGCCACTGGAACCTGCCCTCCGTCAAGCGCTTCACCGGCCAcaggctcaagctcagCGACGGGAGCAGCGACGTCCACCAACGCTCGCGGTCCGCGCGCGAAACCATAACCCGCATCCGCACGATAGCGCAGCAAGAAAGCCCCGACGGGCTTCTCCACGTCAACGCCCAGCTCGTGCCTGACGGCGTTGTCCACACAACGATCGAGAACTGGATTCCCATGGAAGCCAAATTCGGCGGGAGGGCCGGCCGGGACTGCTCTCCCCTCATCTGCTTCCGCAACTCCTCGTTGAAATCCCTGAGGCTAGGCCTGGCCATGAAGCCCGAAGGCACGCTCGTCGTCGAGGGTTTGTACCTGCCGAGCCTGGAGAAACTGGATGTCACATCGTACTCCGACGACACGCCCAGAAATGAGGTCAGACTGCCGTCCTATAGCATAACGTTCTCTGCATGGAACGACCTGGACAAGTGTCGCGGCCTCGGCTTCTCGTCGGCGGAATTCAACGGCCACAGCATTGTTCAgaacttgaatttgaagcaggTATTCCCCCGCCTGGACGTGGCCAATACGTTCCGGCAAAAattcagcagcagctccgtCCTCGCAGTCTAG